GCCCCCAAAAGCGCTGTCCAATAAGAGAGTTGCTTGGCCCAGTCCGGTCCATCTACTTCAACCTGATTGGCCAAGGCTGGGGACGCAGCGGGAAAAGGAGGCCGGATTCTGAGGGAAACCCTCCCAGGTCGGCTCCACCAGCGAGACGCACAGGTAGAACGCTACGGAGAGCCCGGGGAAGGTAGGAAGTGGGAGGACTAGCTAACGTGGCGCCACTGAAGCCCTCCACCCAGGTCCCTGGCAGGTCTCCAGGGCGTTTCCCGCTGCCTCCGAACGCCAGGGCTCACGCACCTTGAAGGATCAGATTCAGACCCCTGGCGACCCCTCCGAGGCCCGACCCCTGACTATGGGGTTAGCCCCTCCCCCTAGTCTGTCCTTTCTTATTTTAGTGCGCCCATTTAcggggctctttttttttaattgtttggggGTTGTACAGAAAAAGGCGTGACCGTTATCCCTCCTCTTGTCCTGCAGGCACGGCTGCCCACAACGCACTGGAGGCGACTGGGTGCCCGCGCGGGTACCGGGCCTCGCGCACCCTTCCGCGGGTTCGGTGCGGTGTGCACTGGCCCACCCCGTGAACCAGGTGGAGCCcactttacagttgaggaaactggaGTTAGGGTGCCTTGCCAAGGTCAATCAGCTAGTGGAGGGGCTTCCAGCAGACTCTGGAACAAGTCTCACTTGCCAGACTTCCCCAAGGCGAGGTGTATGGGATCCTCAGGCAACCACTCCGGTTCAAACAGTTCCCACAATTGCCCTTCTCATCTCCTACTTGTCCCTAGAAGCAAATTCTTAAATGTTAGGCAAAGCCTTTGAGATCTGACCCTACAGGGACTGTGCTTCCACCTCCAGCCAAGCCACTGTGACCCCCCCAGGCATGGAAGCCCCTTCCTTCACCTAAGTCATCCTCCTGTCTCAGCTCAAAGCTCACCACCTCCCACAGGCGTCTCCGTTTATGTCACCTTACGTACCTACCTCTGCTTGTACTTGCCCTGGTGCATCCTGGCCATGTCCTGCTCGGGTGCTGTCAATTATATGTTTGCCCCTCTCAACTCTACATTTTTCCAGAGTTTCTCACTCAACCCGCCCTGGCCAGCCTGTCCCGAGGCTGGGGACAGCCCATAGCCTCTGCTTCATACAGTTCAGGGTGGACAGGCAGAAAGCGACTGCATCACAGATAGTGGGGAGCAGAGAAGCTTGTCTCTCGTTCTGCATGGCACCCCTGAGCCAGGACCAAGGACCAGCCTGGGCCTGGCTCGGTGGACGCCCAGCGGTCAGCGATTGGTGCAGGTGTGCCTGTGGCCCCACATGGACACAGCACTGTATATACCCACTACTTTGAGCCTGTGGTCTCACTGAACCCCTCTTGTAGAAGCCAGGAGTGGACGTGGGGaggggaccctgtggagcagcgGCCTCACAGTCCAGGAAGGTCCAGCTGCTAACACCTGCTTTATACTCGCCAATGTCCTACAGGCAACTTGTTCAAACCTTTCAACTCCCATCTTTCATGGAGCCACCCCGTCACCCAGGCTGGAAGAACGGCACCTCCAAGGGCCCCACAGCCTATGTTCCCACCACCGTTTTGAGGTGTTCAAGGACCCTATTACACAGCGTTGCCATTACTTGGGCATTACTCAGGTCAGGGTAATCTTTGCATTCCCTCTAGCAGCCAGGAGCAGACTGGGACATGCACAAGTGtccaagggaagaaagggagctgGGAGTGCCCTCTCTACCCCCAGACACTAGGTCGGGATCCCCAGGGCAGGCCAGTTTTACtggttggggtgtggggagggtccAGCCCTGAGGCCCTGAAGGTGAGCAAATGCTACAAAGCCAATTGCTTCAGGGACTGTGGCTACAGCCTCCAGGGCAGCTGGAAGTCCTCGGGCTCCAGTGGAGTGCAGTGAGTCGCCTCCACGTTCTTGAGGTGTTTGCGCGCCAGGAACAGCGCAAGCTGCCGGCGACGCCGCCGGCTCAAGCCCTGACCCACCAGCCACGGGAAGGGGAGCCCATGCGGCCCCCAGGCCTGCCCGTCGTCCTGTTCGTCCTCGCAGCGCGCGCGGTAGGAGCGCAACAGTGTCAGGCACCACTCGTCGTCCACGTGGTAGCGCGCATAGAGAGCGGCCTCCTGCGCCAGGCTGCTGGCGCGCAGCCAGCGAGCCACCACTGCGAGACCCTCACGAGCCATCACAGCCGGGTAGCGGTGCTGCAGCAGGCGCAGGAGCAGCTCGTTGCCGCGGTTGCCCTCCACATCGCCGGACGGCAGGGGGCGCGGGTGGCCCGAGGTGCTGACTACGTCGTCCAGTGTGCGCCGGACCAGCAGCACTGGCCCGGGATACCTGCACAGCTGCTCAGCGACATTGAGGTTGAAGTGTTCGCGCACGGTGCGCACCAccagtcccttccagctctggggcATGACCTTCAGGGCCAGGGGCACAAGGTCGTCAAAGGTGGCATCTAGTACCAGCGCACCCAGCTCTGGGTAGGTCATGGTGGCCCAGGTGGCTGTGAAGCCTCCAATGGACCAGCCATAAATCACCACATGGACAGGTGGGAAAAGCAGGCGGTGCAGTGCGTACTTGACCACTACGTCCATGGCATTGGTGTCATGCTGGGGAAACGGCTCACCGGTGCTGGCCCCGAAGCCAGGGTGGTTCCAGCCCAGCACTGAGTAGCCAGCCTCCAGTGGCGCCGACAGGCAGCCCATCTCATAGAAACCCACGTTGCCTTCGCAGCAGATGACCAGGTGCAGGCCGCggccctggctgcctgggtgcTGGCGGCGATCCATAAACATGGTGTCGATCTCGTTGCCGTCACTGGCCACCAGCTTGGCTCGCCGGCCGTGGTAGCGCTCTAAGAGGCGCTCTTGGCCCTGctgcagcagtggcagcagcgcTCGGGTCATCAAGAACATGGAGCCGGGGTACACGAGCCAGCGGCCCAGCGAGTGGGCAAGCAGGTAGCTGGCGAGCTGGCCGGGCAGCTCGCGGATCTGCTGCAGGAGGCATTGCATTTGGCTGCGCGTCCCGCGCAGCGGCCTCCCAGGCACATCCGCACCCAGCGCAGCATCCTGGAGCAGCCACACGCCAGCCACAGCCGCTGTGCACGTCAGCACACGGTGACTGCTGCCACCGGCGCCAGGGGCGCGCACGTCATCCCAGCGGAAGTCCACCGGACAGCTGCGGAAGTTGTATGTGTAGTTGGCAGTCAGGTAGATCTTGAACACGTGCACCAGCGCCTTCACGAAGCAGACAACACACATGAGCGTCAAGGCTGCCACAAGCTCGGGCGCAAGCCCTACTTAAGGCAGTTGCAGTCGCAGGGCTGGGTGTAGGTGGGAGGGCCGGcgcagcccagcccagccgcAGGGGCCAGCACAGCTCAGAGCTGTGTTGGGACACCCACCTCTGGGCTTAGTCTTCATGGCCTTTATGACCTGGATTTCCAGGGGTGGTGGCATCTGCACCAGATAGCTTTGTGAGTCACTGTTGCTGGGGGGGAGGTGACACCCTGTGATGGGCTCACAAAGGGCTCCCAGTCATGGACCCTCAGGTTTTGCCCCACCTCTGGGACACAAGCCTTAGCTTAGGATCCCGAGGTAGCTATGCCCTCCTTACCCCTACCTCTGCTGCCCCAGCTTCACCCACCCACCACCCGCACCTACAGCAGCATCTACCCCTCTCCTGAAACTGAAGGAGGACAGAGAGGCAGGAAATGAACAACCTCAACCTCTTACGAGCCCAGGCCTAGGTTTCCCTGAGAAAAACTCAGGGCTTGCTCTGGGATGGTCCCCCACCTGGGGAGGTGCTCACACTGGTGGGAACAGAagtggggagcaggctggggcAGCTCCGCAGTCAGGCTGAGGGAGCCTGTGCAAAGACAGAGTGGTCTCCTGCAGAAGCTGGGGGTAGCAGTGCCCTGCCCAGGCCTATGCAAGgtgcccccagccccagagtACACTGAGCAGCCCAGGAAATCTGACACTGCCGACTGGCAGGGCTGCTGGTGGGGCAAGGGTGCAGCCTGCTGGTTTGCGGGTCCCACCCCTCCATACCTTCCTCctcaggatgggggtgggggggtgcgggCTGGAAACCCCCGCTTATGCTGGATCCTCTTTCCACCCCCTCTCCAGGTGGGCCCTTCCTGGCCAGTGTTCCTCATTTTCAGCCACTGGTTGAGCCCTCCACCCCCTGAAACCACCCCGCAAGCTATACCTTCCTCTTTTCTAGAGGGCTCTGGTGGGTTCCCCTTTTTCTCCACCAGAGAGGGCCAGCCCACCTAAGGGTGAAGGTGGCAGGGTTGGTGGCCACAGGGGAGCCAGGGAAGAGGCAGATAGGGGCTCATTCAATGGTGGACTGGAGCTCAAACAGGCATTGGGGAAAGCCAGCCAGACCCTGCCACCTGAGAGCCAGGCCTACCTCTGAGACCCGGTCCTTTGGGATGGACTCCAGGGCCCTCTCTGCTCCCCTGTGTGTCCAGATGGGGCAGTCGGCCCGGCATCCTGCGCCAGCTGTGGGAAGTGGAGTTGAGGACATTGCTGCCctcgggggctggggggcaggaggggtcaGGGGACAAGGCGGATGGGTTGGGCCAGTTGACTGTCCCCCAGGGTTTCTGGATAAAATACAGAATACCCAGTTGAATTTGAATtccagataaagaacaaacacttGTTGAGTACAAGTATGTCCTAAATGTTGCATGGGACATACTGGATATCCTGTTTGcaggtttgtttgttgatttttgctaaatctggcaactctgccccctgcccccctgcccccctgcccccctccccctggctgCTGAGATCCAGATTTTCCAGCTCATGTTCCAGGTTGGGTGGTTTTGCTCATTGGTCAGGTCCTGAGGACCCAGAGGTGACTCAGGGTCCAAGGGGAGCCTGGGTGAGGGCACCCCTTCTGTCCCTTGGACCTACAACCATATCACCTCTTCACTGGGTCCTGAGAGGCAGTTGGGGGCTACCTGAAGAGGGAACCCCCAGAGCACCACGCCTGGGGCcaagggatgggtggaggtgcCCATGTGAATTGgcagtcctcctcctcctgaaaTGCTCCCCCTGGCCCCGCGGTtaggggaggagatgggagggtgggggcattTACTTCTCCAGGGACTGCTTCCATAAACTCGGCTTCCAGGGGAGGGGTGGTGTGGACCCAGAAGCCCAGGCTCCTTTGGTGAGACCTGAGGAGTGACCCAGCAGAGCAGAGGGTCCGCAGTCCAAATTTGGGCAGATATAGCGGCACAGTGGGAGTGTCCTGGAGGACTGTTTGCACAGTGTGTGggacataccacattttctttcgATTCCCCAGGACTCTCATCCCCCTGGGGCAACCCCCCCTTCATCCAGGCCCACCTGCCCTAGGCTCCCCGgaagagcaggaagaggagggtATTCTGAGGGGCAGAGGTCAGCAGGCTGGAGCTGCTGGCTCCCTGGTGCCATTACCCTGTGTCTGGACTGGCCCCTGACCTGACCCCCCCAGCCCTACCCCCAACCCATGGGAGGCTGAGTGCCCAGGCCACCAGCTCTGTTGAGACAGGAAAGCATGTGACAGGAAGGGAGCCCTCCTCCTGCTGTCCTCTGCAGAAGAGCCCCCCAGACTGGACCAGCTGCAGTGACCTCTTGTGCCCCTATCTGCTCTGGGAAGGCAGGGCTGTGTCCCCCCTGTCAGTTCTCAGTTCCATGAGGCAGCCCCCACGCCCCAGCATCTGCAGGCAGCCGTCTCCAtatgcaccccacccccacagagccTGCTGGGCGCTGTGacctctgcccttctcccccacgctcccaccctccctcccacgaAGGCAGCACTCCCTCCGGGCCCGGCTGCTCAGCCTCCCCAGGCCCTGATTTATGCTGCAGGCAGCAGAGCCAACCTTGGGGaaagaacagagggagagagaggaaaacagtccCAGAGGCTGCACAGGCTGGGCCAGGACCAGagcccccagcagggggtgtcCAGCCGGTGGGCTTGGCCCAGGGCTCTGGGAGCAGcaccctgggcctggggagggggagctgaGTCTGCACAAACGCCTCTGCTCAGGAAATGGGGTGCAGGGAAGGTGGGGGCTGGCTCAGAGCCTGAGGACAGGAGGGGAAGCTTCCTGGCGGATGTGGGGTCAGAGAAGGGGCGGAAATGGCCACGACAGCTGCTGAACATCTGGAATCACAGAACTGCCCAGCGCCCTCAAGGATGGTGGGTTGGGGGGGTTCATGCCCAggccctctccttcctgctgccccgcagggcctggcccagcctctcctcacactgtgcagccatcaccaggGAGAAGTCTAGGGAGCAGTCAAGAGCCAGTCCACTGGGGCTGAGTTCCAGGGGTGCCATCCTCACAGACAGCAGAGCCCCCTGCAGTTGTGCAGGCGGCAGCCTGGCCCCTGGAATGATCCTTGGGGCCCCACACATGAACTTGAAACTGCACATGGGCCCAAAGTCGCCCCTCAAAGCACAGCCTCGTCCTCCCTGCCACAGTCACATGCAGCACAGGGTTTGGCGGGAGGACTAGGCAACCAGCCGGACGTGATACAGAAAAGCCAGCGGCCCTTCCTCCGCCCCTGCCCGGTATCCAGAAATATCCACCTGGACGTGTCCTTCACGCCTTTCCCGGCTGCTGCAAACACACGCAACATGCAGGCCCGACTACAGGGGCTATCGGGTCGTGTGCGCCCTGGCTGCCAGGAGTCCCCCAGGGGTGCCCTTCCCCCATTCCCAAGTGCCTGCAGAAGGGAAGAGGGTGGGTGTTCTTAAGGGCAGGAGATCTGGCTGGGTcgcttctctttccccttttttaaacaaatttatttgtttgtttttagagagaggggaagggagggaggaagacagaagggTGGATTTGTGAGAGACACATCCGAAGTCAGTCGCCTCTgaaggcccccagctggggacgtggcctgcaacccaggcttgtgccctgactgggagtcgaacctgcGACCTTACCGTTCACAGGCCGGCTCTCAGCCCTCTgaagccaccccagccagggctggattgcTTTTCTACGAGCTGGTCCGGGCCTGTGAGTCCCGCGCGGGTGCCCATCCGAAGCAGAGGATGAGCTGGGGCTTCTCCTACTTGTATCCCTGGTGCAATGACTAGCGACCCATCCTGACCCGCCGGCAAGGCCGGCGCCAGAAGCCCTTCTGCCAGCCAGCCGCCTGCCGCCCCACTTTTCGCTCTCTGCCCCCTGGACACCCCTCACCTGTGGGGCCCGCGCGGAGTGGCGGCCAGATGGAAACTATGGCCTGGATCTCCGACAGCCGCCCTGAGTCGGGggtgtggcggggtgggggtggggtgatggaCCGATGGAACGGGTCGGGGGACCCTCCGCCTTCACGTTGGGTCTCGGGGATGCGCCGCGTTTTCCTTCGCCAGCGCGAGACCCCAAAACCCGGCAATGGGGCGGTAAAAGGGTGCCGTCCCTGGTCCCACACAGGCACCCGGGCTGCCCGCTCGCCGCCGGTAGCTGACTCCGAGCCCGTGTTTCCACGCCCAAGCCTCTCGTGGCAGCTCTGACCCCGCGAGGGGCCGAGGTCCCCGGAGGGCAGAGGCGACCTCTCCAGGTTCCTCAAAGTCGTGGAACCGTCAACATTTTTCACAAGGCGGTGAGGCCGCGTGGAAGGCGGACGGTGTCACCCGTGGAAGGGCAGCTGACCCAGCGGACCTCGAAAGACGGAGGGGTGACCTAGAGTCCCCGCCCGCGGGGGGCGCGAGCTCCGCGTCCTCCGGGGCGGTACGGGCGTTCCCGCAGAGCCCCGCCCAGCACCCGGTCCCGCAGGCACCCCGAGCGCGGAAAGCGGTggcgtggggctgggggctgggggtggcggAGCCGAGTCCTGCCCGCGCCCGGAGCGCCGGGTGGTGGCTGGCAGTGCGTCCCGGGCCGAGTTGGGGAGCCGCGCGGCGCTGCGCCCGGCCCGCGGGTGGCGCGAGCGACCCCAGGGCCGCCTTCCCAAGGCGCGGGCCTCCCACCTGCCGGCCGCGTGGGCTGAAAGCTGCCTTCCCCGGAGGCCCCGGCGGCGGCGGGATTTTAGGCTCATGAATGGGGCTCCTTCGTGGCCCTAAATCGGGGAGCCCCGGGCCGAGTGGCCCTTTCTGGAGACCTGGGCGCCCGGCAGTGGATGGCTGCGGGGCccggaggctggggtgggagcaCAGTCAGCGCAGAGTTTGGCGGGACCCTGAAAGGCCACCACGGACCTCGGGCGGGGACGGCCACCCCGAACTCAGGACTCTGCCCTGCGGGGCTCGCAGCCGGGGGCGCCGCCGTCCTTGGGCCCCACCGCCCGCACCCCCGAGCTCGCTCTGAGCGGATCTAGGTTAGAGCCCTGGCggctccttctcagtctcctgCACAGATTAAAAACGGCAACTGTCCCAGAGCTGACCCCAGGGGACCCTGGAagcttcctccccgcccccttgCTCACAGGCACTCTCTGTTCTCAGCCGAGCTCCGGGTGGCTCCGAGGCTCTGCGCCCCCACCCTCTCACCCCGCCGCTCCCTGGGGATCTGGCAGGAGGTCAAGCCCACCGCAGCCAGTCCAGCCCACCTCTGCggtgggcgggggcaggggccaCTCCCCAGAGGCTCAGACAGGCAAgcccttcttccctctgtctcctcccctccaggCTGCCCCTAGGgcttcaggcaaaaaaaaaaacgtggacagagaagggaggtggtgaaggggaagaaaaggaagcctcaccccagccagggaaCAGAGGGGGCCAGCAGGGGTGCTCTGCCTTGGTTCCTGGGGCTTCTCTAAGGGGGGTGCACAGAGGGTGACCCCAACTGGACACCCCACACAtcacacagaggggaaggcaTCCCACTCCCAGGGGCCACGTATCACGACAGGATCTGGGGGCCGGAAGAGGGTTTGGGCTTTTGCCCTGAGCCCACCCAGGAAGACAGTgcttggggaggaggaagaagcagaggagagagcacGTTAttccccctgcccgccccccacccggCCCTGGGGATCCACACTGACCACAAGGCTGCCAACCCTGGCTGCTTTGAAGCTGCTGGAGCCCGACTCAGCTGCCAGGGGTTCGTGCACACCCCGCCCCTCTGGCTGGCTGCGTGGGAGCTGGGGAGTGACCACAGGGCCTCAGCGGCCTTTGAAGTGCCGGGGCGTGGCTACAGGAAGCGGTCGGTagcccacccaggccctgggcccaccccaccccaggccttgAGCCCCTGCCCACTGGGCTCCGAAGCCTTAGCCACGTGCTCGccaccttggctgccaggtgtcCCTGGGGTGTGGAGGCTTGAGtggggggcaggaaggaaggggctgcCAGGCGACTGGCTCCCCAGCCTCTGGGGCCCAACCTCAGCCCCAGTGTTGCCCAGGCTCTCTGGGGGAGGCAGTGGGGCCAGGACTTGGTCCCTCTCCCTCAGCTAAAAATAGCGGGCCTAGGCTTTGTGGAAAGCCCCCGGGGcgggggaggaaggagcagggcctCCAGCCTAGGGTAGGGAGGAGAGAGGCCAGACAGGAAATGCCCggtgccctgcccacccccagcaaaGGCTCTGGTCAGCAGGTCAGTGGGCACAGCCCCCTGGAAAGTCCCAGGGGGTGCCTTCAGACCTGCACAGGACAGGAGTCTTCCCATCCCTTAACTGGGCCTCAAGCGTCCGGGTGGGTCCCCCTGACCAGCAGACCCTCCCGGGCCTCGGCTGACCTCCGGCCACGGGCACCAGGAGGGCACGAGCAAGGCAATGCTTCCTCCCGCAGTTGCTCTGCACACAGGAGCTGGGCTGTCTCCCCCCTATCAATGCCCTCCCTTGCAGACCGTCCCGACAAGAGCCACTCAGCAGGCCGTCCCCAGAGCTTGCTGTGCTGGTGGCCAGGGACAGGGCTAAGCGCCCGCTGCTCAGGGCGATTCTCCCGGCCATGAGCAGTGGCTTAGGCGCTGGCCAGCAGAAAGTGAGTGATGCCGTGAGAGGGTAGCATGCATGGCTCCTACTTCCCgtatttttgagagaaaaaaaacgCAACCTGAACTGGGCGAGAAGGAAGCCAGGGACAGGGGAAGGCCACATGTTTGGGAGAACACAGGGTAGCCTCTGGAGTGAGGGGTTCAGTAAGGGGCTGCAGCTCTGTGGccaccaagggggagggtggacatTGTCATTTCCAAGCAGGTGCGGGTGTGGGGACAGCTGCCCCCACGGGTGTgactgggagtgggggatgccTCCCCGGAGGGTTTGCAATGCTGGTACCAGGTGCCTCCAAGGAGGGACAAAGGAGCCTTCAGAGCCTTCGCCATTACAAATGACCACGTCCGTCACTGTCACTGCCAACACCCACGGCCACTGTCGCCTAGCTGGCCATCGCTGTCCTCGCCATCACCTCTGCTGCCTGCAGCGCCGTGGTCACGTCCCCAGGGTCAACACCCCCCAAGCCCACATCACAGATGCCGCCATGCTTCACCCAGGGGACAGACATCTGTCAGAACAGCTGTGGCCATGGCAAGGGGCAACACAGGGGAGGCCTGTACCCAGGGGGACCTGACAGTCCGAGGCGGGTGGGCAGACACGGAAAAAGATTCAGCAGCCCAGTGAAGGGCCCAGCAGTCGCACTCCCAGGTGTTTGCCACGAAGAAACGGAAGGCTGGCGCGCAGAGTTTTGTCCTCAGGTCTGGCCACAGCAGCCTGAACGAGAGGTGGAAAACCCGAGGGTCCGTCCCCGGCGGACGGCCCCACGAACTGCAGCCTAACCGATGACATAGACGAGGGGACCAAGCTACTGACACAGCAGAACCGCAAACGCATGATTCCATTTGCGTGAAGCCCTGGgagcagccccccgcccccccccccatcgcGGGGACGGCCAGGGCCTGGAGTGTGGGTGCCACGGCGCAGGGGTGTTTTTGGGCGATGGGGGTGCCTGACCACACGACCGTGGACGTGGCACGATTATACCTTTGTCAAAGCACATCAAATCGCACACTTAAAATTGGTGAAGTCATCGTATGTGAATCACACTTCAACAAAAAGCTTAATTCTGAAGAAGACATGAAGACTGTCTGGAACGCTGAGAAAACCAGGCGGGGAGGTGACAAGGAGGGTGGTGAGGGCTGGGTCCCGGCGGTGGGCTGCTTGGCGAGGGGCCATCTCTCCTGGGTGGGCACTGGCCGCGGCATCACCGGGTTGTGTGGAATCCCCTTCTCCAGACCCAGGCCGCGGGTCGTGGTGATTCGTTTTCACGGGTGTGTTTAGGTGAGGTGTTATGTCCCGCTCGGCCACTGGGACAGGTCAGCAGAAGCTCCCGCAAATGACCGGCGGGCACTTGTGTTGGGCAGGAGGAGGGCTGGGATCCTCCAGGCCTCCTGGAGTGACCACTGGCCGACGGACGAGGCCCAGGCCCCGGCGGCCTGGATGCACTAAGCACAGGAAGTCCCTTGGTCTGTGGCCTTCCATATCCTCATCCCCCAGACCAGT
The Desmodus rotundus isolate HL8 unplaced genomic scaffold, HLdesRot8A.1 manual_scaffold_299, whole genome shotgun sequence DNA segment above includes these coding regions:
- the ABHD16B gene encoding ABHD16B, producing the protein MCVVCFVKALVHVFKIYLTANYTYNFRSCPVDFRWDDVRAPGAGGSSHRVLTCTAAVAGVWLLQDAALGADVPGRPLRGTRSQMQCLLQQIRELPGQLASYLLAHSLGRWLVYPGSMFLMTRALLPLLQQGQERLLERYHGRRAKLVASDGNEIDTMFMDRRQHPGSQGRGLHLVICCEGNVGFYEMGCLSAPLEAGYSVLGWNHPGFGASTGEPFPQHDTNAMDVVVKYALHRLLFPPVHVVIYGWSIGGFTATWATMTYPELGALVLDATFDDLVPLALKVMPQSWKGLVVRTVREHFNLNVAEQLCRYPGPVLLVRRTLDDVVSTSGHPRPLPSGDVEGNRGNELLLRLLQHRYPAVMAREGLAVVARWLRASSLAQEAALYARYHVDDEWCLTLLRSYRARCEDEQDDGQAWGPHGLPFPWLVGQGLSRRRRRQLALFLARKHLKNVEATHCTPLEPEDFQLPWRL